The following coding sequences are from one Paenibacillus sp. FSL R5-0912 window:
- a CDS encoding amidase family protein: protein MSFEIVEATLPEIQAALDSGEITSRQLVLMYLERIADHDKNGLTINSVLEINPDALFIAESLDVERQLQGPRGPLHGIPVLLKDNINTGDKMHTSAGSLALADSFAQEDAFIVTRLREAGAIIMGKANMTEFANFMTNGMPSGFSSRGGQVLNPYNISTPTGGSSAGSAVAVACNFCSVSVGTETSGSILNPGNLGSVIGIKPTVGMISRSGILPLSNTQDTAGPMARTVRDAVLLLNALLGQDNSDASMGTNTGRLHADYTVFLDADGLKGARIGIPRDYYFEELTDEQLALFNASVDRMRELGATIIDPAEITTAREISYSSVVLNEFKTSLNAYLAKLGPGAPMRTLKDIIDFNHAHPVETLKFGQATLLDAEYTTSGTLTEPQYLRDRATDLRLCKEMGIDATMREHQLDALLFPADFGARITSRAGYPSIVVPSGYTSAGAPFGVTFSARAYEEPVLIRLAYAYEQNYKVRKAPSLQSFI, encoded by the coding sequence ATGAGTTTTGAAATCGTAGAGGCTACCCTACCGGAGATTCAGGCCGCTCTGGATTCCGGAGAAATCACTTCCAGACAATTAGTCCTTATGTATCTTGAACGCATTGCAGATCATGACAAAAACGGCCTGACGATCAATTCCGTGCTGGAGATTAATCCGGATGCGCTGTTCATCGCTGAATCCCTGGACGTGGAACGACAGCTTCAGGGGCCCCGGGGACCGCTGCACGGTATACCGGTATTGCTGAAGGACAATATCAACACAGGGGATAAAATGCATACCAGTGCGGGTTCGCTGGCTTTGGCGGATTCTTTTGCCCAGGAGGATGCCTTCATTGTTACCAGGCTGCGCGAAGCCGGGGCGATTATTATGGGCAAGGCCAATATGACGGAATTCGCCAATTTCATGACGAACGGCATGCCCTCAGGCTTCAGCTCCCGGGGCGGTCAGGTGCTTAACCCTTACAATATCTCCACGCCGACAGGCGGCTCCAGCGCCGGATCTGCAGTGGCGGTTGCCTGCAATTTCTGCTCCGTGTCCGTAGGAACGGAAACCTCGGGCTCGATCCTCAATCCCGGCAACCTTGGATCGGTCATCGGCATTAAGCCTACTGTGGGAATGATCAGCCGCTCTGGCATTCTTCCGCTCTCCAATACGCAGGATACCGCCGGACCTATGGCGAGAACCGTCCGCGATGCTGTACTTCTGCTGAATGCCCTGCTTGGACAGGACAACAGTGATGCCTCAATGGGTACGAATACAGGCAGACTGCACGCGGATTACACGGTCTTCCTTGATGCAGACGGCCTGAAGGGTGCGCGCATCGGGATTCCGCGGGATTATTATTTCGAGGAGCTTACAGACGAACAGCTCGCGCTGTTCAATGCCTCAGTGGACAGAATGCGCGAGCTCGGGGCGACCATTATTGATCCGGCAGAGATTACAACTGCACGGGAGATCAGCTATTCCTCTGTGGTGCTGAATGAGTTCAAAACCTCACTTAACGCCTATTTGGCAAAACTGGGCCCGGGTGCTCCCATGCGAACCCTGAAGGATATCATTGATTTCAATCATGCCCATCCGGTAGAAACACTGAAGTTCGGGCAAGCCACCCTGCTGGATGCCGAATATACCACCTCCGGCACCCTCACCGAGCCGCAGTATCTGCGCGACCGTGCGACGGATCTGCGGCTCTGCAAGGAAATGGGTATCGATGCCACTATGCGGGAGCATCAGCTGGATGCCCTCTTATTCCCGGCTGACTTCGGCGCACGAATCACGTCAAGAGCCGGTTACCCGTCCATTGTAGTACCGTCCGGCTACACATCGGCCGGCGCCCCTTTTGGCGTAACCTTCTCGGCACGGGCCTATGAAGAGCCGGTGCTCATCCGTCTGGCTTATGCCTACGAGCAGAATTACAAGGTCCGTAAGGCGCCTTCACTGCAGAGCTTCATCTAA
- a CDS encoding beta-galactosidase: MINEKLSKIWYGGDYNPEQWDAPVWAEDERMFKLAGIDVATINVFNWAALQPSEETYDFSGLDELIDRLYKNGTYVCLATGTGAHPAWMAHRYPEVTRVDVQGRKRKFGGRHNSNPNSAVYRKYSTLLAGKLAERYKDHPGLVAWHISNEYGGYDYSEQSEVAFRNWLKERYGTLDGLNKAWNTRFWGHTFYDWEEIVVPNELSEEWNGNRTNFQGISLDYRRFMSYSLLECYKLEYDAIKEHSTNIPITTNMMGFYPELDYFEWAKYIDVISWDNYPALDTPVSHTAMTHDLMRGLKNGQPFMLMEQTPSQQNWMPYNSLKRPGVMRLWSYQAVARGADTVLFFQLRRSIGACEKYHGAVIEHVGHEHTRVFRECAELGRELEQLGDELLDARSAAQIGIIYDWENRWALDLSSGPSVALDYVNEVHKYYDALYQQNIEADLIGVEEDLTKYKVVIAPVLYMIKPGFAAKVEAFVQAGGTFITTYFSGIVNENDLVTVGGYPGELRKVLGIWAEEIDALLPDMRNEIVMNQEWGQLNRSYSCGLLCDLIHSEGAEVLAQYGTDFYQGMPALTVNRFGEGKAYYVATSPDGAFLRAFLATVSAENGIAPLVSAPEGIESVQRVKDGVSYLFLLNHSAEELSADIGTDERTDLLSGKKCSGSTVVPGRGVLILSDKQ; encoded by the coding sequence GTGATCAACGAGAAATTATCTAAGATTTGGTACGGTGGAGATTATAACCCGGAGCAATGGGATGCCCCGGTATGGGCAGAGGATGAACGGATGTTCAAGCTGGCAGGAATCGATGTCGCTACCATTAATGTGTTCAACTGGGCAGCGCTTCAGCCGTCCGAAGAGACGTACGATTTCAGCGGTCTGGATGAATTGATTGACCGTCTATATAAGAATGGAACTTATGTATGTCTGGCTACCGGAACCGGAGCGCATCCGGCCTGGATGGCTCACCGTTATCCTGAGGTTACCCGGGTCGATGTCCAGGGCAGGAAGCGTAAATTCGGCGGACGGCACAACTCCAATCCGAACAGTGCGGTATACCGCAAATATTCGACACTTCTGGCCGGCAAGCTGGCAGAGCGCTACAAGGATCATCCGGGACTGGTGGCATGGCATATCTCCAATGAATATGGCGGATATGATTACTCCGAGCAGTCTGAAGTTGCCTTCCGCAACTGGCTGAAGGAACGTTACGGAACGCTTGACGGACTGAACAAAGCTTGGAATACCCGCTTCTGGGGTCATACCTTCTATGACTGGGAGGAAATCGTGGTGCCGAACGAGCTCAGCGAAGAGTGGAACGGCAACCGGACCAACTTCCAGGGGATATCGCTGGACTACCGGAGATTCATGTCGTACAGCCTGCTGGAATGCTATAAGCTTGAGTACGATGCCATCAAGGAGCATAGTACCAATATTCCCATTACGACCAACATGATGGGCTTCTACCCGGAGCTTGACTACTTCGAATGGGCTAAATATATAGACGTTATCTCCTGGGACAATTATCCGGCTCTGGATACACCGGTCAGCCATACAGCGATGACGCATGACCTCATGCGCGGCCTGAAGAACGGCCAGCCGTTCATGCTGATGGAGCAGACGCCAAGCCAGCAGAACTGGATGCCGTACAACTCGCTGAAACGTCCGGGCGTGATGCGCCTGTGGAGCTATCAGGCGGTGGCGCGCGGCGCGGACACGGTGCTGTTCTTCCAGCTGCGCCGGTCTATCGGTGCGTGCGAGAAGTATCATGGTGCGGTCATTGAGCATGTGGGACATGAGCATACCCGGGTATTCCGTGAATGTGCTGAGCTTGGACGGGAGCTGGAACAGCTGGGCGATGAGCTGTTGGATGCACGCAGTGCAGCACAGATCGGTATTATCTATGACTGGGAGAACCGCTGGGCGCTTGATCTCTCTAGCGGCCCGTCGGTGGCGCTAGATTATGTGAACGAGGTTCACAAATATTATGATGCGCTGTATCAGCAGAATATAGAAGCGGATCTGATTGGCGTAGAAGAGGACCTAACGAAGTACAAGGTTGTAATTGCACCGGTCCTGTATATGATCAAGCCAGGATTTGCGGCGAAGGTTGAAGCTTTCGTTCAAGCGGGCGGAACGTTCATTACAACCTATTTCAGCGGTATCGTTAACGAGAACGATCTGGTTACCGTTGGAGGCTACCCTGGAGAGCTGCGCAAGGTTCTGGGAATCTGGGCTGAAGAGATTGATGCCCTGCTGCCGGATATGCGCAATGAAATCGTGATGAATCAGGAATGGGGTCAGCTTAACCGTTCCTATTCCTGCGGTCTGCTCTGCGATCTGATTCATTCCGAAGGTGCGGAGGTGCTTGCCCAGTACGGCACTGACTTCTATCAGGGGATGCCCGCTCTGACCGTTAACCGCTTTGGCGAAGGCAAAGCCTATTATGTAGCCACCAGTCCCGATGGTGCGTTCCTGCGCGCATTCCTGGCTACGGTAAGCGCAGAGAACGGTATTGCTCCACTGGTAAGTGCACCGGAAGGCATCGAGTCCGTTCAGCGTGTGAAGGATGGCGTATCCTACCTGTTCCTGCTCAACCATTCCGCAGAGGAGCTTAGTGCAGATATCGGCACTGATGAACGGACAGACCTGCTATCAGGCAAGAAATGCAGCGGTTCCACTGTAGTGCCAGGCCGCGGAGTGCTAATTTTGTCGGATAAACAATAA
- a CDS encoding Ger(x)C family spore germination protein: protein MCSLILLATQTSCWSSKEIEDLALYTGMALDIGELTDTEKVLQEQGATYYKQNKLTATVQVVPVNSVGGKEQQGNNTDSQYFNLAGTGDSVLEIFRQFSIRRDHPIIGHHLKVIVLSTELLKQQNMNQLMDFLLRDNDIRPSTMVFLSQGRAAETLASMQKNEIPSFHIRSMIRNQIRTSKVLSPVILTKLDALMHSKRSYALQNLVKANDELEFSGAGIIKGDSGHWVGALNQEDTECLSWLTNEGDSGTIKTYDWNKEPMTYELKAMKSKINTKKDGDALAFEVKITTEGRLIETWDVEKSPSDLQHSKKAEELFKKRLEQMMQSLIQKLQSEYKTDVAGFGTRLSIQEPAMWNKVKDHWDDVFSRTPIHITVELKFTDFGSLTQ, encoded by the coding sequence ATGTGCAGCCTAATCCTTCTGGCTACACAGACCTCCTGCTGGAGCAGTAAGGAGATTGAAGATCTGGCGTTATACACCGGCATGGCCCTGGATATAGGTGAACTCACCGATACAGAAAAGGTACTTCAAGAGCAGGGTGCAACTTATTACAAACAGAATAAACTTACGGCCACAGTGCAGGTTGTTCCAGTTAATTCTGTAGGAGGTAAGGAGCAACAGGGCAACAATACTGATTCTCAATATTTTAACTTAGCGGGAACCGGAGATTCTGTTCTGGAGATCTTCCGCCAGTTCTCTATTCGCCGGGACCATCCGATTATAGGGCATCACCTCAAGGTTATTGTGCTATCGACCGAGCTGCTCAAGCAGCAGAATATGAATCAATTAATGGACTTCCTGCTTCGCGACAATGATATCCGCCCCAGTACGATGGTGTTCTTAAGTCAAGGCCGTGCAGCGGAGACCCTTGCCTCCATGCAAAAAAATGAGATTCCTTCATTTCACATCAGAAGTATGATCCGTAACCAGATCCGGACAAGCAAGGTGCTGAGCCCGGTTATTTTAACCAAACTGGATGCCCTGATGCACTCCAAACGAAGTTATGCGCTGCAGAATCTGGTGAAGGCGAATGACGAACTTGAGTTCTCCGGTGCGGGCATTATTAAAGGGGATAGCGGACACTGGGTAGGAGCGCTGAATCAGGAGGATACCGAATGTCTCTCCTGGCTGACCAATGAGGGTGACAGCGGCACGATCAAAACCTACGATTGGAACAAAGAACCAATGACTTACGAATTAAAAGCAATGAAAAGTAAGATTAATACCAAAAAAGACGGTGACGCCCTGGCCTTCGAGGTTAAAATCACTACGGAAGGAAGGCTGATTGAAACGTGGGATGTAGAGAAATCCCCCTCGGACTTACAGCATTCAAAAAAAGCAGAAGAGCTGTTTAAAAAGCGGCTGGAGCAGATGATGCAGTCGCTGATTCAGAAGCTGCAGTCCGAATATAAGACCGATGTCGCCGGTTTCGGCACCAGACTCAGTATCCAGGAACCAGCGATGTGGAACAAGGTGAAGGATCACTGGGATGATGTATTCAGCCGGACGCCTATCCATATCACCGTTGAGCTGAAATTTACGGACTTCGGCTCCTTAACCCAATAA
- a CDS encoding DUF6612 family protein codes for MRKWTALFMGVILSAALTACGNNDTAQPAADASEAPAAAAGTAATTAPAEQTTAGVPALEELLQKTAAAQSELKSFAMNSQIQQNMVMKQGETNQEQAIEMAVNAEYTKDPLEMHQEIVMTLAGQGEQKMEQYVTADGFFSLTNGQWVKMPAAMTEQLTATMQQSANPEKQLEQFNQIADQTKITEEGDNYLITAEVSGEEVKNLAKSYLNQSGSVDSQMTAMMEQMNIKSMNIAYTVDKKTYFPTSSDVNLVMDMISGEQTVSMDMKMKATISDHNKITEIKVPQEALEAQEVQMPATQ; via the coding sequence TTGAGAAAATGGACTGCATTATTCATGGGGGTTATTCTGTCTGCTGCCTTAACCGCATGCGGCAACAATGATACGGCTCAGCCGGCTGCTGATGCTTCTGAAGCCCCGGCAGCAGCTGCCGGTACTGCCGCCACTACAGCCCCAGCCGAACAGACAACCGCCGGCGTTCCGGCTCTGGAGGAACTGCTGCAGAAGACGGCTGCTGCACAATCGGAATTGAAGAGCTTCGCCATGAACTCGCAAATTCAGCAGAATATGGTGATGAAGCAGGGCGAAACCAATCAGGAACAGGCCATTGAGATGGCAGTGAACGCTGAATACACTAAAGATCCGCTGGAAATGCATCAGGAGATCGTTATGACTCTGGCAGGCCAGGGAGAACAGAAGATGGAGCAGTACGTAACCGCAGACGGTTTCTTCTCGCTGACGAACGGGCAGTGGGTTAAAATGCCGGCTGCGATGACTGAGCAGTTGACCGCTACTATGCAGCAGTCTGCAAATCCTGAGAAGCAGCTGGAGCAGTTCAACCAAATTGCTGACCAGACGAAAATCACCGAGGAAGGTGACAATTATCTGATAACAGCAGAAGTATCGGGCGAAGAAGTGAAGAATCTGGCGAAGAGCTATCTGAACCAGAGCGGAAGTGTAGACAGCCAGATGACTGCGATGATGGAGCAGATGAATATCAAGAGCATGAACATCGCTTACACCGTGGACAAGAAGACTTATTTCCCGACTTCATCGGATGTTAATCTGGTCATGGATATGATCAGCGGTGAACAGACCGTCTCGATGGATATGAAGATGAAGGCGACCATTAGCGATCATAACAAAATCACGGAGATTAAGGTTCCGCAGGAAGCTCTGGAGGCGCAAGAGGTTCAAATGCCGGCAACCCAGTAA
- a CDS encoding YciI family protein translates to MNQETAFTEDVCYVILLSPTAQDRRDMDIIRAHVRHLQELERSGQLVLCGPFSDSPGGMVIIRAASREAAADIAEQDPYVTSGIRSYELRTWGLSHEGNRHMGIATD, encoded by the coding sequence ATGAACCAGGAAACCGCATTTACCGAGGATGTCTGTTATGTTATTCTGCTGAGCCCGACTGCACAGGACCGCAGAGATATGGATATCATCCGGGCGCATGTCAGACATCTGCAGGAGCTGGAGCGCAGTGGACAGCTGGTGCTGTGCGGTCCCTTCAGTGACAGTCCCGGCGGGATGGTCATTATCCGCGCAGCTTCACGCGAAGCAGCGGCAGACATCGCCGAGCAGGACCCGTACGTAACGTCGGGTATCCGCAGCTATGAACTACGCACCTGGGGCCTGTCCCATGAAGGCAACAGGCACATGGGCATAGCCACCGATTAG
- a CDS encoding DUF1273 domain-containing protein, translating into MKTLLVTGYRAHELGIYDSKHQGIPYIKKALANRLAPLIEEGVEWVITPGQYGVDLWACEVVLELKRQYPGLKLGIITAHAAPEEKWKEEKQNEYRRIIAGADYYGAVSNAPYDGSWQFRARDDLLFRKSDGILLFYDEDAAEGSAKFTKERAMKLHAEGDYELYLMHAEEIQNIADEESQRDYE; encoded by the coding sequence ATGAAAACCTTACTGGTAACAGGCTACCGTGCGCATGAGCTCGGGATTTACGACAGTAAACATCAGGGTATTCCTTATATCAAAAAAGCGCTCGCCAACCGGCTCGCTCCGCTGATAGAGGAGGGGGTGGAGTGGGTTATTACTCCCGGCCAATACGGCGTCGATCTATGGGCTTGCGAGGTGGTGCTTGAGCTGAAACGGCAATACCCCGGACTGAAGCTGGGGATCATTACAGCCCATGCTGCGCCGGAAGAGAAGTGGAAGGAAGAGAAGCAGAATGAATACCGCCGTATTATTGCCGGAGCAGACTACTACGGAGCTGTGAGTAATGCACCCTATGACGGTAGCTGGCAGTTCAGGGCGAGAGACGATCTGCTGTTCCGCAAAAGCGACGGGATTCTGCTGTTCTACGATGAGGATGCTGCGGAAGGCAGTGCGAAATTCACCAAGGAACGGGCAATGAAGCTGCACGCTGAAGGTGATTATGAACTCTATCTGATGCATGCAGAGGAGATTCAGAACATTGCGGACGAAGAGAGCCAGCGCGATTACGAATGA
- a CDS encoding GerAB/ArcD/ProY family transporter yields MFIRTDDKITSTQAAVFLSNTLLGAGILTLPRSVSESVKTPDSWLSVLLGGAIVMLVVLLMVKISQQFPGKTVFQYAGQVSGRVIGGALCLLLILYFIIIAGFEIRTVAEVTMFFLLEGTPIWAILLPIIWLSTYLVYGGINSIARVFQIVFPISLMTLFISYALSFRMFDINNLRPVLGNGLAPVFSGLKSTVLIFTGCEVTLTLVAFMQNPKQAVKAMLGGLSVLLVIYLLTVVMVIGGISVDSAVTSTWPTIDLMRSFEVSGFIFERMEFPFMVIWLMQMFCNFSSFFFQATLGISQIFRLKFHTILYALIPVIFISAMLPKSLSDLFAVGDAIGKMGTVLFLLVPVLLSVIWLIRVKGLKQHV; encoded by the coding sequence ATGTTCATACGCACCGATGATAAAATCACGTCTACACAAGCGGCCGTTTTCTTGAGCAACACTTTGCTGGGTGCAGGTATTCTTACACTGCCACGCAGCGTAAGCGAAAGTGTCAAGACCCCGGACTCCTGGCTGTCCGTCCTGCTCGGCGGAGCCATCGTAATGCTGGTAGTACTCCTGATGGTGAAGATCAGTCAGCAATTCCCGGGCAAAACGGTGTTCCAATATGCCGGACAAGTTTCAGGCCGGGTGATCGGCGGAGCCTTATGCCTGCTGCTGATCCTCTATTTCATCATTATTGCCGGCTTTGAAATCCGTACAGTTGCTGAAGTGACTATGTTCTTCCTGCTGGAAGGCACCCCGATCTGGGCAATTCTTCTTCCGATAATCTGGCTCAGTACATACCTGGTGTACGGGGGCATCAATTCCATTGCCCGCGTCTTTCAGATTGTGTTTCCAATCAGCCTTATGACTCTGTTCATTTCTTATGCACTCAGCTTCCGGATGTTTGATATCAATAATCTGCGCCCTGTGCTCGGCAATGGACTGGCCCCTGTGTTCAGCGGCCTGAAATCTACTGTGCTTATATTCACCGGCTGTGAGGTTACGCTGACACTCGTAGCGTTCATGCAGAACCCAAAGCAGGCAGTCAAAGCGATGCTTGGAGGCCTTTCAGTCCTGCTCGTTATCTATTTGCTGACCGTGGTCATGGTTATTGGCGGCATCTCTGTGGATTCGGCCGTTACCAGCACCTGGCCTACAATTGATCTGATGCGCAGCTTCGAAGTTTCGGGCTTCATCTTCGAACGCATGGAATTTCCGTTCATGGTCATCTGGCTGATGCAGATGTTCTGCAATTTCAGCAGCTTCTTTTTCCAGGCCACACTCGGCATTTCGCAGATCTTCCGGCTTAAATTCCACACCATTCTTTATGCTTTGATTCCGGTTATCTTCATTTCGGCTATGCTGCCTAAATCGTTATCAGATCTGTTCGCAGTCGGGGATGCTATCGGGAAGATGGGAACCGTCCTGTTTCTGCTGGTGCCCGTACTGCTCTCAGTTATCTGGCTCATCCGTGTGAAAGGGTTGAAACAACATGTATAG
- a CDS encoding spore germination protein, whose protein sequence is MLATIVSYIPDWAIFGQAGVALLVPLVLGYLYKALYLLVGSGRGQTGYGTKTVPRSQALSAAGAKAGTPSAIPFSGNYTTDLLAVKNAIGANSDLHIREFMIANGGGRGALIYVDGMQNDRILNMRIMQFLMYEIPRGPVSSAELANQLLPFSQLNEADSVRSFNKSVLFGHSALLIEGLPCGLLIELPGGANRAIAEPVSEALLRGPRLGFSEVLSENTSMLRRQGFSEQLEMKTYRIGNTIQRDIVLAYMKDIVNPELLEEVKNRIHKIDIDFLAESGYIEQLIEDNYLSPFQQAQNTERPDRVISALLEGRIGILLDGTPFALIVPVTFSMLLQSPEDYYERWLPGTSLRLLRFAAAFLALLAPSLYISFISFHPGLIPTELAISIIKTRQGVPFPSLIEVLILEVAIEILREAGIRLPKPIGPAMGIVGGLIIGDAAVQAGIVSPFLVIVVAVTAISSFAIPMYSAGITLRLLRFVGMMFAAMLGMYGTILFFLLICSHLTKLKSFGVPYLTPVSPYRLSDWKDLFLRAPLALMKRRPVMMKTRQNKRKS, encoded by the coding sequence TTGCTTGCTACCATTGTATCCTATATACCCGACTGGGCAATCTTTGGTCAAGCGGGTGTTGCACTGCTCGTTCCGCTTGTCCTCGGATACTTGTACAAAGCTTTGTACCTGCTCGTAGGGAGCGGACGGGGACAGACTGGCTACGGCACCAAGACCGTTCCCCGGTCACAAGCACTGTCTGCAGCCGGGGCAAAAGCCGGCACACCGTCTGCAATCCCCTTCAGCGGCAACTACACTACCGACCTGCTCGCGGTGAAGAATGCTATCGGTGCCAACAGCGACCTGCATATCCGGGAATTTATGATTGCGAATGGCGGAGGCCGGGGAGCGCTGATCTACGTAGACGGCATGCAGAATGACAGGATTCTTAATATGCGGATTATGCAGTTTCTGATGTACGAGATACCCCGCGGACCGGTGTCCTCTGCAGAGCTTGCCAACCAGCTGCTGCCCTTCAGCCAGTTAAATGAAGCAGACAGTGTACGGAGCTTCAATAAATCCGTCCTCTTCGGCCACAGTGCCCTGCTGATTGAAGGACTGCCCTGCGGGCTCCTTATTGAGCTTCCCGGAGGAGCTAACCGTGCAATTGCAGAGCCAGTCTCCGAGGCCCTGCTGAGAGGCCCCCGGCTGGGCTTCTCCGAGGTGTTAAGCGAGAATACCTCCATGCTCCGTCGTCAGGGATTCAGTGAGCAGCTCGAGATGAAGACGTACCGGATAGGCAATACCATTCAGAGGGATATCGTTCTGGCCTACATGAAGGATATCGTCAATCCAGAGCTGCTGGAGGAGGTTAAGAACCGTATCCACAAAATAGATATCGATTTCCTGGCCGAATCCGGCTATATCGAGCAGCTGATTGAAGACAACTACCTTAGTCCCTTCCAGCAAGCCCAAAATACAGAACGGCCGGACAGGGTCATTAGCGCGTTGCTCGAAGGACGGATCGGCATCCTCCTTGACGGAACACCCTTTGCTCTGATCGTGCCGGTGACCTTCAGTATGCTGCTGCAATCACCGGAGGATTATTATGAGCGCTGGCTTCCCGGCACCAGTCTGCGGCTGCTGCGTTTTGCCGCTGCATTCCTGGCACTGCTGGCTCCTTCCCTGTACATCTCGTTCATCTCCTTTCATCCGGGACTGATTCCCACAGAGCTGGCGATCTCCATCATCAAGACCAGGCAAGGTGTCCCCTTTCCTTCCCTGATCGAAGTACTGATTCTGGAGGTTGCTATCGAGATTCTGCGGGAAGCCGGCATCCGCCTACCGAAGCCGATTGGTCCGGCCATGGGTATCGTTGGCGGCTTGATCATCGGCGATGCCGCAGTACAGGCAGGCATAGTCAGCCCATTTCTGGTCATCGTTGTTGCCGTGACTGCCATTTCATCTTTCGCTATTCCAATGTACAGTGCGGGAATCACACTGCGGCTGCTGCGCTTCGTCGGTATGATGTTCGCGGCAATGCTCGGGATGTACGGGACCATCCTGTTCTTTCTGCTGATCTGCAGCCATCTCACTAAGCTCAAAAGCTTCGGCGTACCGTATCTCACACCAGTATCACCTTACCGGCTGAGTGACTGGAAGGACCTGTTCCTGCGTGCCCCGCTGGCTCTGATGAAACGCAGACCTGTGATGATGAAAACCCGGCAGAATAAACGAAAGTCATAA
- a CDS encoding sensor histidine kinase: MDNMNNRTKKPTSILSYWTVRYLLIISIGLLLTALVTFWWIQQEAMNNRMQTTGLLAQEIADRSVGTDGQLAITQGLDKLVEDRKRFFKVTMEMCVIITGPAGELLYSQPPLTDEEMRHKLNDTLTDSRSPEFKAAAAQIQGDQGTLGQVIVLQSKRSLRHIPQEEITFFSIIIVFLIILSWLTIYLLSIKLAKPIQRVAAAAAQISGGQYNIVLETGAKEREIHELLVSFQEMAGKLQQFEQSRAVMLAGVSHELKTPVTSIKGLLHAVREGVVEGDEAGEFLGIALHEAERLQRMVADLLDYNALTAGIVAVRHDRLEAAPLLEEILYQWKLTQGEDVCEPILHLPESQLFLRGDPLRIQQIIVNLLNNSVQAKAQDRKLQLTLELAATPQNSAEITVTDNGSGIPPESRELIFEAFFRSTAKQSVLRGLGLGLTFSRLLAEGMGGSLELGSAPQQGCSFVLRLPLAG, from the coding sequence ATGGACAACATGAATAACAGAACAAAGAAACCCACATCGATTCTCTCCTACTGGACCGTCCGCTACCTGCTGATTATCAGTATCGGGCTGCTGCTGACGGCGCTGGTAACCTTCTGGTGGATTCAGCAGGAGGCGATGAACAACCGGATGCAGACCACCGGCCTGCTGGCACAGGAGATTGCCGACCGCAGCGTCGGCACAGACGGACAGCTCGCCATCACCCAGGGCCTCGACAAGCTGGTCGAGGACCGCAAACGGTTCTTCAAGGTAACCATGGAGATGTGCGTGATCATTACCGGACCGGCGGGCGAGCTGCTGTATTCCCAGCCTCCGCTGACGGATGAAGAGATGCGGCATAAGCTGAATGATACGCTGACCGATTCGCGCAGCCCGGAATTCAAGGCCGCCGCTGCGCAGATCCAGGGAGATCAGGGAACGCTCGGGCAGGTAATTGTCCTACAGTCCAAACGTTCCCTGCGTCATATCCCGCAGGAAGAGATCACCTTCTTCTCCATCATCATTGTCTTCCTGATTATCTTAAGCTGGCTGACGATCTACCTGTTGTCGATCAAGCTGGCCAAGCCGATTCAGCGGGTCGCTGCCGCTGCTGCACAGATCAGCGGCGGCCAGTATAACATCGTTCTGGAGACCGGAGCCAAGGAGCGGGAAATCCATGAACTGCTGGTATCCTTCCAGGAGATGGCAGGCAAGCTGCAGCAGTTCGAGCAGTCCCGGGCCGTCATGCTGGCCGGAGTGTCCCATGAACTGAAGACACCGGTCACCTCTATTAAAGGTCTGCTTCATGCGGTCCGCGAGGGTGTGGTCGAGGGGGATGAGGCCGGAGAGTTCCTGGGCATTGCCTTACACGAAGCCGAGCGGCTGCAGCGCATGGTCGCGGATCTGCTCGACTATAACGCGCTGACAGCGGGCATTGTCGCTGTCCGTCATGATAGGCTGGAGGCCGCTCCGCTGCTGGAGGAAATCCTCTATCAATGGAAGCTGACCCAAGGCGAGGATGTCTGCGAACCCATCCTTCATCTGCCGGAGAGCCAGCTGTTTCTGCGGGGAGATCCGCTGCGTATCCAGCAGATTATCGTCAATCTGCTCAATAACAGCGTGCAGGCGAAGGCACAGGACCGCAAGCTTCAGTTAACGCTGGAGCTTGCGGCCACGCCGCAGAACAGCGCCGAAATCACGGTGACAGATAACGGATCGGGTATTCCTCCGGAGAGCCGGGAGCTGATCTTCGAAGCCTTCTTCCGCAGCACCGCCAAGCAGAGCGTGCTGCGCGGACTCGGGCTTGGCCTGACCTTCAGCAGGCTGCTCGCCGAAGGTATGGGCGGCAGCCTTGAGCTTGGCAGCGCCCCGCAGCAGGGCTGCTCGTTCGTGCTGCGGCTGCCGCTTGCCGGTTAA